In Lentibacillus amyloliquefaciens, one DNA window encodes the following:
- the addB gene encoding helicase-exonuclease AddAB subunit AddB encodes MGIRFLLGRAGTGKSDWVLNDIQKKLADNPQGTPVFYIVPDQMTFQREYALFQGDIKGSIRAQVLSFSRLAWRVLQETGGATKQFISSVGTQMMLRKIIAEKGSDWQVFQKALEKQGFLEQLESMITEFKRHCITPDMLYMQIEQIQKFIHKEPGEAALEGKLNDLAYIYDNLIRVLQGKYVDSEDQLQLLAEKIKDASLLNDADIYLDGFHRFSPQELVVVEELMKKCRSVTIALTTDTLNDDSISELDLFYQTKETCHALHRIAHENAVPIDESIVLEPENGRLHNRPYFTHLEQQFDTRPAPVYEGEVPIQIAEAVHPRAEVEGAAQEILRLVREEHYRFQDIAVFIRQTGVYHDLIDTIFNDYDIPVFIDEKRSMLNHSLIEFIRSVMDVVDGNWRYDAVFRVLKTGFIPITDVKYPLDNDAIDELENYVLEYGVRSRTQWLRDDDWVFQRFIGLDRSAQTDAEKETQKRINAYRRQAAKALEGFDKDFRKAETVSERCEIVYMLLEELGVPEKLEKMREAYDAQGQIEKAREQEQVWNAVIQLFDEMVEMAGGETMTLGTFRAAIEAGFESLTFAHVPPSIDHVIVGTIDRSRISGMKCSFLLGVNDGTWPMKPAEDGMINEQERKTLAEHGLDLAESKQRQLLDDWFYMYLAFTSANDYLWVSYPLSDEEGKSKMPSQLIKRLEDLFPALCDHLLLQEPDELYDAERFITTPLKTRAALTVQLARSAKGYPVKKVWQYVLDWYIRNHEKYSTTYTILQSLYYQNLPVNLSRETTEALYPKQVKASVSRLESYYRCSYQHFAQYSLNLQERKTYKLDAPDIGQLFHEALKKISEWIQAEGRDFAQLTHQESAGYARHAVENLAPVLQHQILHSSNRYKYIQQKLQDVITRATYILSEQSRHSEFSPVGLELGFGDKQTLNPVSLQLPNGYELMLRGRIDRVDKAESAEGLFLRIIDYKSSQKGLNLVEVYYGLALQMLAYLDVVLSQSEHWLGVKASPAGVLYFHVHNPMISVGKRMSDDQIEKELFKKYKMQGLLLSDKELVKQMDTSLDSGASEIIPAGLKKDGDFRKGSRIADHETFRSLQDHIHHLMMQAGIDMTSGGVHLNPFQHKQQTACTFCSFRSVCQFDPTLEENNYRKLTDLKDDEILEKLRQKEES; translated from the coding sequence ATGGGAATCCGATTTTTATTAGGCAGAGCAGGAACAGGCAAAAGTGACTGGGTATTAAATGATATCCAGAAGAAATTGGCCGATAACCCGCAAGGTACGCCTGTTTTTTACATTGTGCCGGATCAAATGACATTTCAGCGGGAATATGCCTTGTTTCAGGGGGATATCAAAGGAAGCATTCGCGCCCAGGTCCTCAGTTTTTCCCGCCTGGCATGGCGCGTGCTGCAAGAGACGGGCGGTGCAACAAAGCAATTTATCAGCTCGGTCGGCACCCAGATGATGCTTCGCAAAATTATTGCGGAAAAAGGAAGTGACTGGCAGGTTTTTCAAAAAGCACTTGAAAAGCAAGGATTTCTGGAACAACTGGAAAGCATGATCACTGAATTCAAACGGCACTGCATCACACCGGATATGCTCTATATGCAAATCGAACAAATACAAAAGTTTATTCATAAAGAACCCGGTGAAGCAGCATTGGAAGGCAAGCTGAACGATTTGGCCTACATCTATGATAATTTAATTCGCGTGCTGCAAGGAAAATATGTAGACAGCGAAGATCAGCTCCAGCTGCTTGCAGAGAAAATAAAGGATGCATCACTTCTGAATGATGCTGACATTTATTTGGACGGGTTTCACCGTTTTTCACCACAAGAGCTCGTCGTCGTTGAAGAACTGATGAAAAAATGCCGTTCGGTGACGATAGCATTGACAACAGATACTTTAAACGATGACAGCATATCCGAACTTGATTTATTCTATCAGACGAAAGAAACATGTCACGCATTGCACAGAATCGCTCATGAAAATGCAGTCCCGATCGATGAATCGATTGTGCTTGAGCCGGAAAATGGCAGGCTGCATAACCGGCCATATTTCACCCATCTTGAACAGCAGTTTGACACGAGGCCTGCCCCTGTGTATGAAGGCGAGGTCCCGATTCAGATAGCCGAAGCCGTCCATCCGCGTGCAGAGGTGGAAGGCGCAGCTCAGGAAATTCTTCGTCTGGTGCGGGAAGAACACTACCGCTTTCAGGATATAGCTGTCTTTATCCGCCAGACTGGCGTTTATCATGATTTGATTGATACGATTTTCAATGATTATGATATTCCTGTTTTCATAGATGAAAAACGCAGTATGCTGAATCATTCACTGATTGAATTTATTCGGTCGGTCATGGATGTTGTTGATGGGAATTGGCGATACGATGCAGTGTTCCGGGTGTTGAAAACCGGTTTTATTCCGATAACGGACGTTAAGTATCCACTTGATAATGACGCGATTGATGAACTGGAAAATTATGTGCTTGAATACGGGGTCCGCTCACGTACGCAGTGGCTGCGTGATGATGACTGGGTTTTCCAGCGGTTTATTGGTCTTGACCGGTCGGCACAGACGGATGCGGAAAAAGAAACACAGAAGCGGATTAACGCGTATCGCCGTCAGGCTGCCAAGGCCTTGGAGGGATTTGATAAAGATTTCCGGAAAGCTGAAACAGTAAGCGAGCGTTGCGAAATCGTTTATATGCTGCTGGAGGAACTTGGTGTGCCGGAAAAACTTGAAAAGATGCGGGAGGCGTATGACGCACAAGGCCAAATTGAAAAAGCACGCGAACAGGAACAAGTATGGAATGCTGTCATTCAGCTGTTCGATGAGATGGTTGAAATGGCAGGCGGTGAAACGATGACACTGGGAACATTCCGAGCGGCTATTGAAGCGGGTTTTGAATCACTGACATTTGCCCATGTGCCGCCGAGCATTGATCATGTGATTGTCGGTACGATTGATCGGTCGCGAATCAGCGGCATGAAATGTTCATTCCTGCTTGGTGTAAATGATGGCACATGGCCGATGAAACCGGCAGAGGACGGCATGATCAATGAACAGGAGCGCAAAACTCTTGCCGAACATGGTTTGGATCTTGCTGAAAGCAAACAGCGTCAGCTCCTGGATGACTGGTTTTACATGTATCTCGCCTTCACCTCGGCGAATGATTATTTATGGGTCAGTTATCCGCTGAGTGATGAAGAAGGTAAATCGAAAATGCCGTCACAATTAATTAAACGTCTTGAAGACTTATTCCCTGCATTATGTGATCACCTTCTCTTGCAGGAGCCTGATGAACTGTATGATGCTGAGCGATTCATCACCACCCCCCTTAAGACAAGGGCCGCGCTTACTGTACAGCTGGCCCGCAGTGCGAAAGGCTATCCGGTTAAAAAAGTCTGGCAGTATGTACTGGACTGGTATATCCGCAATCATGAAAAGTACAGTACGACATATACCATTTTACAAAGCTTGTATTATCAGAATCTGCCGGTTAATCTGAGCAGGGAAACGACTGAAGCGCTGTACCCGAAACAGGTCAAGGCGAGTGTATCAAGGCTTGAATCTTATTATCGCTGTTCCTATCAGCATTTTGCCCAATACAGCTTAAACCTTCAAGAACGAAAGACTTATAAACTTGATGCGCCGGATATTGGTCAGCTTTTTCATGAAGCATTGAAAAAAATCAGCGAATGGATTCAGGCAGAGGGCAGAGATTTTGCCCAATTGACGCATCAGGAAAGTGCGGGTTATGCCCGGCATGCTGTTGAAAACCTGGCACCGGTGCTGCAACATCAGATCCTGCACAGTTCAAATCGTTATAAATATATTCAGCAAAAGCTGCAGGACGTTATCACACGAGCAACCTACATTTTAAGCGAACAGTCCCGGCATAGTGAATTCTCACCCGTTGGACTCGAGCTCGGGTTTGGTGACAAACAGACACTCAATCCGGTATCACTGCAATTGCCAAACGGATATGAACTGATGTTGCGCGGGCGGATTGACCGGGTTGATAAAGCGGAAAGTGCCGAGGGATTATTTTTGCGGATTATTGATTACAAATCGAGCCAAAAAGGGTTGAACCTTGTAGAAGTGTATTACGGTCTGGCTCTTCAGATGCTGGCATATCTTGATGTTGTGCTGTCACAATCCGAACATTGGCTCGGGGTAAAAGCAAGCCCGGCCGGCGTCCTTTATTTTCATGTCCATAATCCGATGATTTCTGTGGGGAAGAGGATGTCGGATGACCAAATCGAAAAGGAATTATTCAAAAAGTATAAGATGCAAGGCCTGCTGCTGTCTGATAAAGAGCTTGTCAAGCAAATGGACACCTCGCTGGACTCAGGTGCCAGTGAAATTATTCCTGCCGGTTTGAAAAAGGATGGCGATTTCCGTAAAGGTTCGAGAATTGCTGATCACGAAACGTTCCGAAGCCTTCAAGACCACATTCATCATCTGATGATGCAAGCAGGGATTGATATGACATCCGGCGGTGTTCATCTGAATCCGTTCCAGCATAAGCAGCAGACGGCGTGCACTTTCTGCTCTTTCCGGTCGGTTTGTCAGTTTGATCCAACTCTGGAGGAGAATAATTACCGCAAGCTGACAGACTTGAAGGACGATGAAATTTTGGAAAAGCTGCGTCAGAAGGAGGAATCATAG
- the lepB gene encoding signal peptidase I produces the protein MKRKRRYIKKIVPVVLVALVLAIIFRSSLFASYVVNGESMEPTLYDGNLLMVNKVAYNLTEVDRFDIIVFHADKQDDYVKRVIGLPGDEIIYENDKLYINGEHVEEPFLEPFRNVNDTGPYTEDFTLKGVTDSKEVPEGKLFVMGDNRQDSLDSREIGFIDAETLVGKVDIKYWPVSEVKLSFG, from the coding sequence ATGAAAAGAAAAAGAAGATATATAAAAAAGATAGTCCCGGTCGTATTGGTTGCTCTGGTTCTGGCAATTATCTTCCGTTCCTCGCTTTTTGCCAGTTATGTTGTGAACGGTGAGTCGATGGAGCCAACATTATATGACGGGAATTTATTAATGGTCAATAAAGTTGCGTATAATCTGACAGAGGTCGATCGTTTTGATATTATTGTGTTCCATGCTGATAAACAGGATGATTATGTGAAACGGGTTATCGGACTTCCCGGAGATGAGATCATTTATGAAAATGATAAACTGTATATTAATGGCGAACATGTTGAGGAACCATTTTTAGAGCCGTTTCGCAATGTGAATGACACCGGACCGTATACGGAAGATTTCACGTTAAAAGGCGTTACAGACTCAAAAGAGGTGCCTGAAGGGAAATTGTTTGTCATGGGTGATAATCGTCAGGACAGTCTCGACAGCCGTGAAATTGGATTTATTGATGCAGAGACACTGGTCGGAAAAGTCGATATCAAATACTGGCCCGTTTCAGAAGTGAAATTAAGCTTTGGATAA
- a CDS encoding TVP38/TMEM64 family protein: protein MKLLNVSLADWRLWLEQEKMDEFIQELLNEYESLGPLPGILLPFIEAFLPFLPLIVFVFANAAAYGLWKGFIFSWIGACGGAILVFWVIRKLGDKRLFKVIRRNKQVRRVTVWVERHGFGPLFLLMCFPFSPSSVINIVSGLSKISVQQFILAVLLGKSVMIFSLAFIGSSIFEFAQNPVRTIVVGICIGLFWVFGKYIERRLQRRTVIKEISEREEVKK from the coding sequence ATGAAGTTGCTAAATGTCAGCCTGGCTGATTGGCGGCTGTGGCTTGAACAGGAAAAAATGGATGAATTCATTCAGGAATTACTGAATGAATATGAAAGCCTGGGACCGCTGCCGGGTATATTATTGCCATTTATAGAAGCATTTCTTCCGTTTTTGCCGTTAATTGTCTTTGTGTTTGCCAATGCAGCAGCATATGGCTTATGGAAAGGTTTCATATTTTCCTGGATCGGCGCATGTGGTGGTGCAATCCTGGTATTTTGGGTCATACGGAAACTTGGGGACAAGCGTCTATTTAAAGTGATACGCCGTAATAAGCAAGTTCGCCGGGTAACCGTATGGGTCGAACGGCATGGCTTTGGGCCGCTCTTTCTATTGATGTGTTTCCCCTTCTCGCCATCATCGGTGATTAATATTGTGTCAGGCCTTTCAAAAATCAGCGTTCAGCAATTTATATTGGCAGTTCTCCTCGGCAAGTCGGTCATGATTTTTTCTCTGGCTTTTATAGGGTCAAGTATTTTCGAATTTGCTCAAAATCCGGTCAGAACAATCGTCGTCGGTATCTGCATAGGCTTGTTCTGGGTGTTTGGGAAATATATTGAACGGCGGCTGCAGAGAAGAACGGTCATAAAGGAGATTTCTGAGCGGGAAGAGGTTAAAAAGTAG
- a CDS encoding competence protein ComK, whose translation MLNNYYAPSYEITPLTMAVIAIQDENGNTATRILEDREEYSIHYAPSKMVDNACKFFGSSLRGRQDGTRDICGITHKAPISIDPTSGMYFFPTTSPSNTKCSWIAHSHIDQVNQGPGRQTEVIFKNQKSIILSVSLGSMLNQVQRTAQYRYLLDNRIKYLQRHNPDVVAEPFA comes from the coding sequence ATGCTCAATAATTATTATGCCCCATCGTATGAAATAACACCTCTCACCATGGCTGTTATCGCAATTCAGGATGAAAACGGGAACACTGCCACACGCATCCTGGAAGATAGGGAAGAATATTCCATACATTATGCCCCGAGTAAAATGGTTGATAATGCCTGCAAGTTTTTCGGAAGCAGCCTCAGGGGAAGACAGGACGGGACTCGTGATATTTGTGGCATCACCCACAAAGCCCCAATTTCAATCGATCCGACCAGCGGCATGTACTTTTTTCCGACAACATCTCCATCCAATACCAAATGTTCATGGATCGCCCATTCGCATATCGATCAGGTCAATCAGGGGCCGGGAAGACAGACTGAGGTCATTTTTAAAAACCAGAAATCGATTATTCTGTCTGTCTCACTTGGCTCGATGCTTAACCAGGTACAGCGAACAGCACAGTACCGCTATTTACTCGATAATCGTATCAAGTATCTGCAGAGGCATAATCCGGATGTGGTTGCAGAGCCTTTCGCATGA
- a CDS encoding lipoate--protein ligase: MKFIDNQGITDPTVNLAIEEYILQNFGEKDTYLLFYINKPSIIVGRNQNSVEEINTDYVDENGIEVVRRLSGGGAVYHDEQNLNFSFITKDDGESFQDFAKFTQPIVDALNKVGVPAEMKGRNDLAVEGRKISGNAMFSTRGRMFSHGTLMLDSEIENVVSALNVNKEKIESKGIKSIRSRVANISEYLDEKISMDEFKEMILKHVFEVENVNDVPEYKLTDADWEEIHKISEHRYQKWEWNYGKSPKFNVQASHKFDAGLVDVRFDVNNGTIENCKIYGDFFGLGEISDLENKLIGVRHERQAIQDALADFDVSYYLGKIPKDEFIKLLY, encoded by the coding sequence GTGAAATTTATTGATAACCAGGGCATCACTGACCCGACTGTAAATCTGGCAATTGAAGAGTATATCCTGCAAAATTTCGGGGAAAAGGATACATATTTATTGTTTTATATCAATAAACCCTCGATTATTGTCGGGCGGAATCAAAATTCAGTTGAAGAAATAAACACCGATTATGTGGATGAGAACGGTATCGAAGTCGTTCGTCGTCTGTCCGGCGGCGGGGCGGTTTATCATGATGAGCAAAATCTTAATTTCAGTTTCATCACGAAAGATGACGGGGAAAGCTTCCAGGATTTTGCGAAGTTCACCCAGCCGATTGTGGACGCTTTGAACAAAGTCGGTGTGCCGGCAGAAATGAAGGGGCGGAATGACCTGGCTGTGGAAGGCCGCAAAATCTCGGGTAATGCCATGTTCTCAACAAGAGGCCGTATGTTCAGCCACGGTACACTGATGCTTGACTCGGAAATTGAAAATGTTGTCTCAGCATTAAATGTCAACAAAGAAAAAATCGAATCAAAAGGTATCAAATCAATTCGCAGCCGTGTCGCCAACATTTCCGAATATCTTGATGAAAAGATTTCAATGGACGAGTTTAAAGAAATGATTTTAAAACACGTTTTTGAAGTGGAAAATGTCAATGATGTGCCGGAGTATAAGCTGACTGACGCCGATTGGGAAGAAATTCATAAGATCTCAGAGCACCGTTACCAAAAATGGGAATGGAACTATGGCAAATCGCCTAAATTCAACGTGCAGGCATCCCATAAGTTCGACGCAGGGCTTGTCGATGTGCGCTTTGATGTGAATAACGGCACGATTGAAAACTGCAAAATCTACGGCGACTTTTTCGGATTGGGTGAAATCAGTGATCTTGAAAATAAACTGATAGGCGTACGCCATGAGCGCCAAGCGATTCAAGATGCACTGGCAGATTTCGATGTGTCGTATTATCTCGGCAAAATTCCTAAAGATGAATTTATTAAATTGCTGTATTAA
- a CDS encoding MBL fold metallo-hydrolase translates to MKLTIVGYWGGYPAPGGATSAYLLEQDDFTLLIDAGSGSLSKLQTIKHVMDLDAVILSHYHNDHVADIGVLQYAWLVQSYIRKSNEILPIYGHTEDEEGFKSLTHKNTEGIAYDPAESLEIGPFTITFLQTDHPVPCYGMRITDGETVLVYTADTAFKEEWYDFAKDADFLITDCNFYENQDGSGAGHMTSKEGAMIAEKAKAGKLILSHLPQYGDNNDLVKEAEQYFNGSIELAAEDLVWEKS, encoded by the coding sequence ATGAAATTAACGATTGTTGGCTACTGGGGCGGGTATCCTGCCCCGGGTGGCGCGACGTCCGCATATTTACTTGAACAGGATGATTTTACGTTATTAATTGATGCCGGCAGCGGCTCATTGTCCAAACTGCAAACGATCAAACATGTCATGGATCTTGATGCGGTCATTCTGTCACATTATCACAACGATCATGTGGCTGATATCGGCGTTCTGCAGTATGCATGGCTGGTCCAGTCGTATATTCGAAAAAGCAATGAAATTCTGCCGATATACGGGCATACAGAAGATGAGGAAGGTTTCAAGTCATTAACACATAAAAATACAGAAGGGATCGCCTATGATCCAGCCGAATCATTGGAAATCGGCCCGTTTACCATCACTTTTTTGCAAACGGACCATCCGGTGCCATGTTACGGTATGCGGATTACCGACGGGGAGACAGTTCTTGTCTATACCGCTGACACAGCTTTTAAAGAAGAATGGTATGACTTTGCCAAAGACGCTGATTTTCTGATTACGGACTGTAATTTTTATGAAAATCAGGACGGATCCGGCGCAGGACATATGACAAGTAAAGAGGGCGCTATGATTGCTGAGAAAGCGAAAGCCGGAAAACTTATTCTCAGCCATCTGCCGCAATATGGTGACAACAACGACCTTGTAAAAGAAGCAGAACAATATTTCAACGGGAGTATTGAACTGGCAGCAGAAGATCTTGTGTGGGAAAAATCGTAA
- the yhfH gene encoding protein YhfH — MMNVVEFFRNLPRKKCRNCGHEMFEKADCYGNLCDECDHPAR, encoded by the coding sequence ATGATGAACGTTGTCGAGTTTTTCCGAAATCTGCCGCGAAAAAAATGCCGCAACTGCGGTCACGAAATGTTTGAAAAAGCCGATTGTTACGGTAATCTGTGTGACGAATGTGACCACCCGGCAAGATAA
- the pepF gene encoding oligoendopeptidase F: MTIKRLKRSEVPNEQTWDLTDLFASHEEWENELNALQANVSDVTQYKGRLIQNPKTILSGLKSYERFEKRLIRVATYANLKSATDGSDPQNQADSAKVSSVLAEIGAKLSFVENELLELPSDAIDHLIEEEPELTTYRKILEDIFEKKPFTLAPEIEETLAALSEVHNAPFMIYERSKSSDMTFRSIKDENGAELPMSSALYEDSYETSPDATIRKQAYDAFTSTLNQYKNTYAAAYATEVTKQVTMSRLRSYDSVTDMLLHSQQVTKDMYHNQLDVIQQELAPHMRRFVKLKQEKLGLRKMHFYDLKAPLDPDFNPSTTFEEATETIQEALKVMGPEYSEIIRKGINNRWVDRSDNVGKQTGAFCASPYGVHPYILVTWTDTMRGAFVLAHELGHAGHFYLAGENQSLVNTEPSTYFVEAPSTLNELLLADHMIAKTDDKRMKRWVISQLLETYYHNFVTHLLEGEFQRRVYALAESGTPLTEDVLTGEKKEALQNFWGDAVEIDDGAGLTWMRQPHYYMGLYPYTYSAGLTISTAMAGKIREEGQPAVDRWLSVLKAGGTMKPLDLAEKAGIDMSQPDAIREAVAYVGELVDELEKSYE; encoded by the coding sequence ATGACAATTAAACGATTGAAGCGTTCTGAAGTGCCGAATGAACAGACTTGGGACTTGACTGATTTATTCGCATCACATGAAGAGTGGGAAAACGAATTAAATGCCCTCCAGGCCAACGTCAGTGACGTCACACAATATAAGGGTCGGCTCATACAAAATCCCAAAACTATATTAAGCGGTCTGAAATCTTATGAACGTTTTGAAAAGCGCCTGATCCGTGTTGCGACTTACGCAAATCTAAAATCAGCAACCGATGGGTCAGATCCTCAAAACCAGGCGGATTCAGCCAAAGTATCATCGGTTCTTGCAGAAATCGGTGCTAAATTATCATTCGTTGAGAATGAACTGCTGGAATTGCCGAGTGATGCTATTGATCACTTGATAGAAGAAGAACCGGAACTGACAACATACCGTAAGATTCTCGAGGATATCTTCGAGAAAAAACCATTCACACTGGCACCGGAAATTGAAGAAACATTGGCAGCGCTCAGCGAGGTACATAATGCACCATTCATGATTTATGAGCGGAGCAAATCATCAGATATGACTTTTCGTTCCATAAAGGATGAAAATGGGGCAGAGCTGCCGATGTCATCCGCTCTTTACGAGGACAGCTATGAAACGTCACCGGATGCTACTATTCGTAAACAAGCATATGACGCATTCACCAGTACGTTGAATCAATATAAAAATACTTATGCTGCAGCATATGCCACCGAAGTAACGAAACAGGTTACGATGTCACGACTTCGTTCCTACGACTCCGTTACCGATATGCTGCTCCATTCGCAGCAAGTGACTAAAGATATGTATCATAACCAGCTTGATGTTATCCAACAGGAACTTGCACCTCATATGCGCCGGTTTGTCAAGCTGAAACAGGAGAAGCTCGGCCTTAGGAAGATGCATTTTTATGACTTAAAAGCACCGCTCGATCCTGATTTCAATCCTTCCACAACGTTTGAGGAAGCGACGGAAACAATACAAGAAGCACTGAAGGTTATGGGACCTGAGTACAGTGAGATTATACGAAAAGGCATCAATAATCGCTGGGTAGACCGGTCTGACAACGTTGGAAAACAGACAGGGGCGTTTTGTGCGTCACCATATGGCGTTCATCCATATATTTTAGTGACATGGACAGATACAATGCGCGGAGCATTTGTATTGGCCCATGAACTGGGGCATGCAGGGCATTTCTACCTTGCCGGTGAAAACCAGTCGCTTGTTAATACAGAACCATCCACCTATTTTGTCGAGGCGCCTTCAACATTAAACGAATTACTGCTTGCAGATCATATGATAGCCAAAACAGATGATAAACGGATGAAACGCTGGGTTATCAGCCAGCTGCTCGAAACATACTACCATAACTTTGTCACCCATCTTTTGGAAGGTGAATTCCAGCGCCGTGTATATGCATTGGCCGAATCCGGCACACCACTTACAGAAGATGTATTAACCGGGGAGAAAAAAGAAGCGCTTCAAAATTTCTGGGGCGATGCAGTGGAAATCGATGATGGCGCCGGTCTGACATGGATGCGCCAGCCGCACTATTACATGGGTTTATATCCATATACTTATTCAGCCGGACTGACAATTTCAACGGCTATGGCCGGTAAAATCCGTGAAGAAGGACAACCCGCTGTCGACCGCTGGCTTTCTGTATTAAAAGCCGGCGGAACGATGAAGCCGCTTGACTTGGCTGAAAAGGCCGGCATCGACATGTCCCAGCCTGATGCCATCAGGGAAGCTGTTGCCTACGTCGGAGAGCTGGTTGACGAACTGGAAAAGAGTTATGAATAG
- the hemY gene encoding protoporphyrinogen oxidase, which produces MSEMKKILIAGGGITGLSAAYYLQKEINEKDLPYEVRLVEAGNRLGGKIKTTRRNGYVIEQGPDSFLSRKQPGVKLVNELGLSNQLVKNGTGQSYILVDNRLHKMPKGSYMGIPVRVRPFLFSGIFSPVGKLRAGMDFAKPRGKTGDQSLGTFFRRRFGNELVENLIEPLLSGIYAGDIDNMSIKATFPNFHQLEQEHRSLIKGLRKTTPKQPKQKKSGGKKEGIFYSFENGLETWVERLESVLGDSVSLGVGVDHVEKKAHGYHVLLSNGEVYKPDAVIMATPHNTLPNIFSQFNVFDEFKDIPATSVANVAMAFDASAIERDIDGTGFVVSRNSDFRITACTWTHKKWPNAVPEGKALVRCYVGKPSDQEVVDLSDEEITDIVMNDLNKTMNITEKPEFSVISRWKNAMPQYTVGHTERIANVRENMEENFPGVFIAGSSYEGVGIPDCIGQGEKAVNDVLDYLRD; this is translated from the coding sequence ATGAGTGAAATGAAAAAGATATTGATTGCGGGCGGCGGGATAACTGGTTTATCCGCTGCCTACTACTTGCAGAAGGAAATTAACGAAAAAGACTTGCCATATGAGGTCAGGCTTGTTGAAGCAGGAAATCGTCTTGGCGGTAAAATTAAAACAACCAGGCGCAATGGATATGTCATTGAGCAAGGGCCGGACTCCTTTTTATCACGGAAACAGCCCGGTGTTAAGCTGGTCAACGAACTTGGGTTAAGCAATCAGCTTGTAAAGAACGGCACAGGCCAGTCCTATATTCTGGTTGATAATCGGTTGCATAAAATGCCAAAGGGATCGTATATGGGCATTCCTGTCAGGGTACGTCCATTTTTGTTTTCCGGTATTTTTTCACCCGTGGGAAAACTTCGTGCCGGGATGGATTTTGCGAAACCAAGAGGAAAAACAGGGGACCAGTCATTGGGCACCTTTTTCCGGCGTCGTTTTGGAAATGAACTCGTGGAGAATTTGATCGAACCGCTCTTGTCCGGGATTTATGCTGGTGATATCGATAATATGAGCATTAAAGCCACATTTCCGAACTTTCACCAGTTGGAGCAAGAGCACCGCAGCTTGATTAAAGGTCTGCGAAAAACGACGCCAAAACAGCCCAAACAGAAAAAATCAGGCGGTAAGAAAGAAGGCATCTTTTACTCATTCGAAAATGGACTGGAAACATGGGTGGAACGGCTTGAATCTGTTCTTGGTGACAGTGTTTCACTTGGCGTCGGTGTTGACCATGTCGAAAAGAAAGCGCACGGTTATCATGTGTTATTAAGCAATGGTGAAGTTTATAAACCGGATGCAGTTATTATGGCGACACCACACAATACATTGCCTAATATCTTCAGTCAGTTCAACGTGTTTGATGAATTCAAAGACATTCCGGCGACCTCTGTTGCCAATGTCGCCATGGCGTTTGACGCATCAGCCATTGAGCGGGACATTGACGGGACCGGTTTTGTTGTGTCCCGTAATAGTGATTTTAGAATAACAGCATGCACTTGGACCCATAAAAAATGGCCAAACGCTGTGCCTGAAGGAAAAGCACTGGTCCGCTGCTATGTCGGGAAACCGAGCGATCAAGAAGTGGTTGATTTATCTGATGAAGAGATTACTGATATTGTCATGAATGATTTAAACAAAACGATGAATATAACTGAGAAACCTGAATTCAGTGTCATCAGCCGCTGGAAAAATGCCATGCCGCAATACACAGTCGGCCACACCGAGCGAATTGCGAATGTACGGGAAAACATGGAAGAAAACTTTCCTGGCGTATTTATAGCAGGCAGCTCTTACGAAGGCGTTGGCATCCCTGACTGCATCGGGCAGGGGGAAAAAGCTGTTAATGATGTGCTGGATTATTTACGGGATTAA